Proteins encoded within one genomic window of Methanosarcina barkeri str. Wiesmoor:
- a CDS encoding universal stress protein — protein sequence MIATDGSKAAENVVDFGIEIAGCSGAKVYAVYVIDISFFDSILMDESWVKNAYEQFERVGRDAICCIEEKAKTVGVEAAPILLKGNAAEKILDFAENQKVDMIVIGSTGKSGVERFMLGSVSEKVMRNSKIPVLVVHERFKPESFIRCGQEEKIVSANIASSDTK from the coding sequence TTGATTGCTACTGACGGCTCAAAAGCCGCTGAAAACGTAGTGGATTTCGGGATAGAGATTGCAGGGTGTAGTGGGGCAAAAGTCTATGCTGTATACGTCATCGATATAAGCTTTTTTGACTCCATTCTGATGGATGAATCGTGGGTAAAAAATGCCTACGAACAGTTTGAGAGAGTTGGCCGTGACGCAATTTGCTGCATAGAAGAAAAAGCAAAAACTGTCGGAGTAGAAGCTGCACCCATATTGCTTAAAGGAAATGCGGCTGAAAAAATCCTGGATTTTGCAGAGAATCAAAAAGTTGACATGATTGTCATAGGCTCTACTGGAAAAAGCGGGGTTGAACGCTTCATGCTTGGCAGTGTATCCGAAAAAGTTATGAGAAATTCAAAAATCCCGGTACTTGTTGTACATGAGAGGTTTAAACCTGAAAGTTTCATCCGTTGTGGTCAAGAAGAAAAAATAGTCTCAGCCAATATCGCATCCAGCGATACAAAGTGA
- a CDS encoding heavy metal translocating P-type ATPase → MQADNKETGIGISKTQVNESSSHDNDYNSGGDMQGNSRKSHEESGNKPAGKVHRSPSESQKMRPEQKSLDQGQSEEVKLGSSEQREEMKHEQHGENEHEGHELQEELKHDQPGEMKRKQHDETKYEQHDMKDETKHEGMEHEGTEHEGMKHEGMEHEGMEHKGHEAAGGKGHGNHHAHMLEDFKRRFIVSFVLTFPILLLSPMIQDFFNFELRVPGAAYLTFLLSSVVYLYGGYPFLKGIKDELSEKSPGMMTLIAVAISVAYFYSSAVVFGLHGKVFFWELATLIDVMLIGHWLEMRSVMGASRALEELVKIMPSVAHLKKNGEVVDIGVDQLKVGDNVLIKPGEKVPVDGIVVEGTSSVNESMLTGESKPVTKKPGNDVIGGSINGEAAFVVRVEKTGKDTYLSQVVELVRAAQESKSKTQDLANRAAMYLTIIALTVGALTFILWLLFGQQLVFALERAVTVMVITCPHALGLAIPLVVAVSTSIAAKSGLLIRDRQAFERARNLQAIIFDKTGTLTEGRFGVTDIVSFSGEENGTGDDGGEGNERILSLAASLEASSEHPIATGILESAKEKGVQIQSVEEFSSIPGKGVQGLVEGKRFLVVSPGYLEENGIALKNEKVEEIEAQGKTVVFLLEEDRVLGAVALADIIRKESRKAISKLKSMGIKCLMLTGDNRYVAAWVSKELELDDYFAEVLPHEKAEKVKEVQAEYTTGMVGDGVNDAPALAQADVGIAIGAGTDVAIETADIVLVKNDPRDVVDIIDLSRKTYSKMYQNLLWATWYNVFAIPLAAGILYGYGILLSPAMGAVFMSLSTVIVAINAQALKME, encoded by the coding sequence ATGCAGGCTGATAACAAAGAAACAGGTATCGGGATTTCTAAAACTCAGGTAAACGAATCTTCATCTCATGATAATGACTACAATTCCGGAGGGGACATGCAAGGGAATTCCCGTAAGTCTCACGAAGAAAGCGGGAATAAGCCTGCCGGAAAGGTGCATCGGAGTCCTTCCGAATCTCAAAAGATGCGTCCTGAACAGAAATCGCTGGATCAAGGGCAAAGTGAAGAAGTGAAGCTTGGGAGCTCTGAGCAGCGTGAAGAAATGAAACATGAACAGCACGGTGAAAATGAACACGAGGGACATGAACTGCAAGAAGAGTTAAAACACGATCAACCTGGCGAAATGAAACGCAAACAGCATGATGAGACGAAGTATGAGCAACATGACATGAAAGATGAGACGAAACATGAAGGCATGGAACACGAAGGCACGGAACATGAAGGCATGAAACACGAAGGAATGGAGCACGAAGGAATGGAACATAAAGGTCATGAGGCTGCAGGTGGAAAAGGACACGGTAACCACCATGCTCACATGCTTGAAGATTTCAAAAGGCGATTTATTGTTTCTTTCGTGTTAACTTTCCCGATTTTGCTGCTTTCGCCTATGATCCAGGATTTTTTCAACTTTGAGCTTCGTGTTCCAGGTGCGGCTTATCTAACCTTTTTGCTTTCTTCGGTCGTTTATCTCTACGGCGGGTATCCGTTCCTAAAAGGAATTAAAGACGAACTTTCTGAAAAGTCACCTGGCATGATGACCCTTATAGCCGTTGCAATCAGCGTGGCTTATTTTTACAGCTCGGCTGTGGTTTTCGGGCTTCATGGTAAGGTCTTTTTCTGGGAGCTTGCAACTCTTATCGATGTAATGCTTATCGGACACTGGCTAGAGATGCGTTCGGTTATGGGAGCTTCAAGAGCTCTTGAAGAGCTGGTAAAGATTATGCCTTCGGTTGCCCACTTGAAAAAAAATGGTGAAGTTGTTGATATCGGGGTTGACCAGCTAAAAGTCGGAGATAATGTTTTAATCAAGCCTGGGGAAAAGGTTCCTGTGGACGGCATTGTTGTAGAGGGGACAAGCAGTGTCAATGAATCAATGCTTACCGGGGAGTCGAAGCCTGTAACGAAAAAGCCGGGAAATGATGTTATTGGCGGCTCAATTAATGGAGAAGCGGCTTTTGTTGTCAGGGTAGAAAAAACCGGAAAGGATACCTATCTCAGCCAGGTTGTCGAACTTGTCAGGGCTGCCCAGGAAAGCAAATCAAAAACCCAGGATCTTGCAAACCGGGCTGCCATGTATCTAACAATCATAGCTCTTACTGTGGGAGCTCTCACTTTTATTCTCTGGCTTCTTTTCGGCCAGCAGCTTGTCTTTGCACTGGAAAGGGCAGTTACTGTAATGGTTATTACCTGTCCGCATGCCCTTGGGCTTGCAATCCCTCTGGTAGTTGCAGTTTCGACGTCCATTGCTGCAAAATCCGGGCTTCTCATCCGGGACAGGCAGGCATTTGAAAGAGCACGCAATCTTCAGGCTATCATTTTTGACAAAACAGGAACACTGACCGAAGGTCGGTTTGGGGTTACGGATATAGTTTCTTTTTCAGGCGAAGAAAATGGAACCGGGGATGATGGAGGAGAGGGCAATGAAAGAATCTTGAGTCTAGCAGCTTCCCTAGAAGCCAGTTCGGAACACCCCATTGCAACAGGCATTCTGGAAAGTGCAAAGGAAAAAGGGGTGCAAATTCAGTCTGTGGAAGAATTCAGTTCCATTCCTGGAAAGGGAGTACAGGGCCTGGTTGAAGGAAAAAGATTCCTTGTTGTGAGTCCTGGCTATCTTGAAGAAAATGGAATTGCTCTCAAAAACGAGAAAGTTGAAGAAATCGAAGCGCAGGGGAAAACCGTTGTGTTCCTGCTTGAAGAAGACAGGGTACTTGGAGCTGTTGCACTTGCCGACATTATCAGGAAAGAGTCCAGGAAAGCTATCTCGAAACTTAAAAGCATGGGAATTAAATGTCTCATGCTTACAGGAGATAATCGTTATGTGGCAGCCTGGGTATCTAAGGAACTGGAGCTTGACGATTATTTCGCAGAAGTCCTTCCTCACGAGAAAGCTGAGAAGGTCAAGGAAGTTCAGGCGGAATACACCACAGGTATGGTCGGAGATGGGGTTAATGACGCACCTGCTCTGGCTCAGGCTGATGTCGGAATAGCTATTGGAGCAGGTACTGATGTTGCAATTGAGACCGCTGATATTGTCCTGGTAAAAAACGATCCTAGAGATGTGGTTGATATAATCGACCTTTCCAGGAAAACTTACTCCAAGATGTATCAGAATCTCCTCTGGGCAACATGGTATAACGTTTTTGCCATTCCTCTCGCAGCCGGGATACTCTATGGCTATGGAATCTTACTGAGCCCTGCTATGGGTGCTGTTTTCATGAGCCTGAGCACTGTGATCGTAGCAATAAACGCTCAAGCTTTAAAGATGGAATGA
- a CDS encoding TfuA-related McrA-glycine thioamidation protein produces the protein MKSRAVIFTGNSISHEDARKILRANYQPPVRRFQLEKFVQKGYKIIGIIDGIFFDRAAVGHREILSALDSGVKVVGGASMGALRASELDTHGMIGVGKVYEWYRDGVIESDDEVAVSTNPDTFEPISVPLVNIRETLKAALVSGLVSTEEHKGLLEAAIDTYYPDRSYLGLVKEGVKKGLIPEEKKKSILDFCTGNEVDVKREDAVLVLETVKKLMEEA, from the coding sequence ATGAAATCAAGAGCGGTAATCTTTACAGGCAACAGCATCAGCCATGAGGACGCAAGAAAAATCCTCAGGGCAAATTACCAGCCTCCTGTACGCAGGTTCCAGCTTGAAAAATTCGTCCAGAAAGGGTATAAGATCATAGGAATAATAGACGGGATTTTTTTTGACAGGGCTGCTGTAGGCCACAGGGAGATTCTGTCTGCGCTTGATTCAGGAGTAAAGGTAGTCGGAGGCGCAAGCATGGGAGCTCTCCGAGCTTCGGAACTGGATACCCATGGGATGATAGGTGTAGGAAAGGTTTACGAATGGTACAGGGACGGTGTAATTGAATCCGACGATGAAGTTGCAGTAAGCACAAATCCTGACACTTTCGAGCCCATTTCCGTGCCTCTTGTCAATATAAGGGAAACACTGAAAGCCGCACTCGTGTCAGGACTTGTGAGCACAGAAGAGCATAAAGGTCTCCTGGAGGCTGCAATTGACACTTATTACCCTGACCGAAGCTATCTCGGACTTGTAAAAGAAGGAGTGAAAAAGGGACTGATCCCGGAAGAAAAGAAAAAATCCATCCTGGATTTTTGTACAGGCAATGAGGTCGACGTAAAAAGGGAAGATGCAGTCCTGGTGCTTGAAACCGTAAAAAAACTGATGGAAGAGGCCTGA
- a CDS encoding universal stress protein has translation MEGNIEIKSRPRRQILIATDGSETANEAADFGIEMVGCSGAKIYAVYVIDTTPYRSVPLDKIWSDKVLEEFEKEGQEATSYIEKIGKEAGVEVESRVLKGHPAEKIVTFSEDNNIDMIIMGSLGKSGYERVLLGSVSEKVIRHAKIPVLVVREKHKSEKKLIQE, from the coding sequence ATGGAAGGAAATATTGAAATTAAATCTAGACCGAGAAGGCAGATACTAATCGCTACCGATGGCTCAGAAACTGCAAACGAAGCCGCAGATTTCGGAATCGAAATGGTTGGATGTAGTGGAGCAAAGATATATGCTGTTTATGTTATCGACACGACACCTTATCGCTCAGTTCCACTGGACAAAATCTGGTCAGACAAAGTGCTTGAAGAATTCGAAAAAGAAGGACAGGAAGCAACCTCTTATATAGAAAAGATTGGAAAAGAGGCAGGAGTGGAAGTTGAATCCAGGGTACTTAAAGGCCATCCGGCTGAGAAGATTGTGACTTTTTCAGAGGATAATAACATCGATATGATCATAATGGGTTCACTTGGAAAAAGTGGATATGAGCGTGTACTACTTGGTAGCGTATCTGAAAAAGTTATAAGGCATGCAAAAATTCCAGTTCTGGTTGTTCGAGAAAAACACAAAAGTGAGAAAAAGTTGATACAGGAATAA
- a CDS encoding YcaO-related McrA-glycine thioamidation protein, which translates to MPEIKLDRSISYLEGTQRVYDEATTLENTKDEVKKVGVTRLADITNLDRLGIPIFSAIRPSAAKGAISIYSGKGSTEQRARISAIMESFERCLAEKPGLNTNIKGEISAPTLVESYTRATESCKVLDPETLLLPQPYLPQSLLEWIGAYDLMNNEEVFVSSNSVYHPYDSPGQCQKLFLSNTNGLASGNVIEEAILHGLLEVIERDAISIAQFSRNLGKEIVLTEEDGYLYELASKFKDAGIELKIWLVPSDTGIPTVIAVTDDVKLKDPALLVMGAGSHLKPEIAVSRAITEAAQSRLVQIQGAREDTDREGFIRSVGYERMKRLNWFWFEDGEKISLSEVQDLSRKSPAENIDVILEKLKGLAKRVLVVDLSREEVKVPVVRVIIPGFELFTIDRDRKGKRIGSQRKKEFSRNKNEKPWKRR; encoded by the coding sequence ATGCCTGAAATAAAACTTGACAGATCGATCTCATATCTCGAAGGTACACAGCGAGTATATGACGAAGCCACAACCCTGGAAAACACTAAAGATGAGGTAAAAAAGGTAGGGGTTACCCGACTTGCAGATATTACAAACCTTGATAGGCTCGGAATTCCTATTTTTTCGGCAATCCGCCCCAGTGCCGCAAAGGGAGCGATCAGTATATACTCAGGCAAGGGATCAACAGAGCAGCGGGCCCGGATTTCAGCAATAATGGAAAGCTTTGAGCGCTGCCTTGCAGAAAAGCCTGGCCTGAACACAAATATTAAAGGTGAGATTTCTGCCCCGACTCTTGTAGAATCCTATACCAGGGCTACAGAAAGCTGCAAAGTGCTCGACCCGGAAACACTACTTTTGCCCCAGCCTTATCTCCCCCAGTCTTTGCTTGAATGGATTGGAGCATACGATTTGATGAACAATGAAGAAGTGTTCGTAAGCTCGAACTCAGTTTACCACCCTTACGACTCTCCTGGACAATGCCAGAAGCTCTTCCTGAGCAATACCAACGGGCTGGCTTCCGGAAACGTGATTGAGGAAGCTATTCTCCACGGGCTGCTAGAAGTTATAGAAAGGGATGCAATCAGCATAGCACAGTTTTCCCGCAACCTCGGAAAAGAAATCGTGCTGACTGAGGAAGACGGATACTTGTACGAACTTGCCAGCAAATTTAAAGATGCAGGAATAGAACTCAAAATCTGGCTGGTTCCAAGCGATACCGGCATTCCAACAGTAATTGCGGTAACTGACGACGTAAAATTGAAAGACCCCGCGCTTCTTGTCATGGGGGCAGGCTCTCACCTGAAACCCGAAATTGCAGTTTCACGGGCAATAACCGAAGCTGCACAGTCCCGATTAGTTCAAATCCAGGGAGCAAGGGAAGATACGGATCGGGAAGGTTTTATCCGAAGCGTGGGATACGAACGCATGAAACGTTTGAACTGGTTCTGGTTCGAAGACGGAGAAAAAATTTCTCTTTCCGAAGTGCAGGACCTGTCCAGAAAAAGCCCTGCAGAAAATATCGATGTGATCCTCGAAAAACTTAAGGGCCTTGCTAAGAGAGTGCTGGTGGTAGACCTATCAAGAGAAGAAGTTAAAGTGCCGGTTGTCCGAGTAATAATTCCAGGCTTTGAACTTTTTACTATTGATCGTGATCGTAAAGGAAAAAGAATTGGTTCCCAAAGGAAGAAAGAATTCTCCAGAAACAAAAATGAAAAGCCGTGGAAGAGACGATGA
- a CDS encoding PLDc N-terminal domain-containing protein, with protein sequence MMGFSYVFILFAFIALLSFVFWIWILIDCAKNETDIGNTRLIWVIIIILTYIVGAFLYYLIRRPKRLLELGK encoded by the coding sequence ATGATGGGCTTTTCTTATGTTTTTATTCTTTTCGCATTCATTGCTTTACTTTCCTTTGTTTTCTGGATATGGATTCTTATTGACTGTGCGAAGAATGAGACAGATATAGGAAACACACGCCTTATATGGGTCATAATAATTATTTTAACCTATATCGTAGGAGCTTTTCTATACTATCTCATCCGGCGTCCTAAGAGGCTTCTGGAACTGGGAAAATAA
- a CDS encoding histidine kinase dimerization/phosphoacceptor domain -containing protein, with the protein MTTKHTDGWEPITYQELLDENKLLVDENRTLKNKIQCLRAYLKQDKEPKYDIDKPDLERRQAHLLVKADLEALTRIHELSTKLLGSEGIQPLLKEIMDAAISVVNAKMGTLQLLEDDSLHIVAHYGHKQPFLDYFTSAENVASVCGKVMQRGERIVIEDVETSSIFAGTPSLTVMREAGVRAIQSTPMLSRTGELLGILTTQWNFPYSPNEHDLWRLDLLARQAADMIEQARSEEALNDSKKCLMADLNAMTRLHKIGTLFVRESNLEPVLVEIVDAAIAISDADFGNIQLLDPESSELKIVASRGFPKWWLDFWDSVSVGNGTCGTALGREEKVIVEDIEQSPIFVGTPALEIQLKAGIRAVQSTPIVSRSGRLLGMFSTHYKKPHKLQDHGLQLIDLLAQQAADIIERAQIEEMLRKSEERFRVALQGSSVVISSQDRDLRYTWAYNPSPGFKLEDLLGKNDYDIYQLDDAEAFVSIKKQVLASGVSQCDEVVIHRPASAGGDLFHEMTTEPLRDATGTIVGVICIAVDITERKRAEEALKKANDTLEEKIKERTVELEEAYNSLLENKMRLSEAQKIAHLGNWDWNLVTDELYWSDEIHNIFGLDSLEFDETYDAFLNLVLPEDREYVNNAFKKAFCGKSFEIDFRIISADREEHILYARGQVIFDEKNTPIRVRGIVQDITERKKTEEALVKLEKVRIKEIHHRIKNNLQVISSLLDLQAEKFEDKKVKQAFSESQNRVFSMSLIHEELYKGGQAEKLNFSAYLEKLADNLLMTYRLSRINIRLNMDLEENAFLDMDTAVPLGIIVNELISNSLKHAFTEKKEGEIGIQLRRHEETINGIHKSDFCLKVSDNGKGIPEDLKLESVESLGMQLINTLVNQLDGELKLKRNKGTEFTVRFKVIEKTPKYQRQTYSP; encoded by the coding sequence ATGACTACCAAACATACTGATGGCTGGGAGCCTATAACATACCAAGAATTATTAGATGAAAATAAGCTATTGGTGGATGAAAACCGTACCTTAAAAAACAAGATACAGTGTCTAAGAGCATATTTGAAGCAGGATAAAGAACCTAAGTATGATATTGATAAACCAGATCTAGAGAGAAGGCAGGCACATCTTCTGGTGAAAGCCGATCTAGAAGCACTGACCCGAATACATGAGCTGAGTACAAAACTTTTGGGGTCGGAAGGGATCCAACCACTATTAAAAGAAATAATGGACGCAGCAATCTCTGTCGTGAACGCAAAAATGGGGACCTTGCAACTCCTTGAGGATGATTCACTACATATTGTTGCTCATTATGGTCACAAACAGCCTTTTTTGGATTATTTTACATCTGCTGAGAACGTGGCTTCAGTTTGTGGAAAGGTGATGCAACGTGGAGAACGTATTGTTATTGAAGATGTTGAAACAAGTTCTATATTTGCCGGGACACCTTCCCTGACTGTGATGCGTGAGGCTGGAGTACGAGCGATTCAGTCCACACCGATGTTAAGCCGAACGGGTGAGCTTCTTGGTATCCTTACAACTCAATGGAATTTTCCTTATTCTCCAAACGAGCATGATCTCTGGAGGCTTGACCTACTAGCGCGTCAGGCAGCTGATATGATAGAACAGGCTAGGTCAGAAGAAGCATTGAATGATAGCAAAAAATGTTTAATGGCCGACCTTAATGCTATGACCAGGCTGCATAAGATTGGTACTCTGTTTGTTCGTGAAAGCAATCTTGAACCAGTTCTTGTTGAAATAGTCGATGCAGCAATTGCAATTTCTGACGCTGACTTTGGCAATATCCAATTACTGGATCCCGAATCATCTGAACTTAAGATTGTAGCTTCTCGTGGATTTCCCAAATGGTGGTTGGACTTCTGGGACAGTGTATCTGTGGGAAATGGAACTTGTGGTACGGCGCTTGGACGTGAAGAGAAGGTAATTGTCGAAGATATTGAACAAAGCCCAATTTTTGTAGGTACACCTGCTCTGGAAATCCAACTTAAAGCTGGAATACGAGCGGTACAATCTACACCAATTGTGAGCCGATCAGGAAGATTACTCGGCATGTTCTCAACACATTATAAAAAACCACATAAATTACAAGATCATGGTCTTCAGTTAATTGACCTGCTAGCTCAGCAGGCGGCAGATATTATAGAGCGAGCGCAAATCGAAGAGATGTTACGTAAGTCAGAAGAGCGCTTTCGTGTCGCTTTGCAGGGATCTTCTGTTGTTATTTCCAGTCAAGACCGTGATCTGAGATACACGTGGGCTTATAACCCTTCGCCTGGTTTTAAACTAGAAGATCTTCTAGGTAAGAATGATTATGATATCTATCAATTAGATGATGCTGAGGCTTTTGTCTCCATCAAAAAGCAGGTTTTGGCTAGTGGTGTTAGCCAATGTGATGAAGTGGTTATCCATAGGCCTGCTTCCGCTGGTGGGGATTTATTCCATGAGATGACCACTGAGCCATTGCGCGATGCTACAGGAACCATCGTTGGAGTCATCTGTATTGCAGTTGACATTACCGAGCGCAAAAGAGCTGAAGAAGCATTAAAAAAAGCAAATGATACTTTAGAAGAAAAAATTAAAGAGCGTACAGTTGAACTCGAAGAGGCTTATAACTCATTACTTGAAAATAAAATGAGACTAAGTGAAGCTCAAAAAATAGCTCATCTCGGAAATTGGGACTGGAATCTGGTGACTGATGAATTATATTGGTCAGATGAAATACACAATATTTTCGGACTTGACTCTCTGGAATTCGATGAGACTTATGATGCATTTTTGAATCTTGTTCTTCCAGAAGATCGAGAATATGTGAATAATGCTTTTAAGAAAGCTTTTTGTGGGAAATCTTTCGAAATTGATTTTAGAATTATCTCAGCTGATAGAGAAGAACATATACTTTATGCACGGGGACAAGTGATTTTTGATGAGAAAAATACTCCTATTAGGGTTAGAGGAATAGTTCAAGATATAACTGAACGTAAAAAAACAGAAGAAGCTCTGGTAAAACTCGAAAAAGTCCGCATAAAAGAGATTCACCACAGAATCAAAAATAACTTGCAGGTAATCTCTTCACTTTTGGACCTCCAGGCTGAAAAGTTTGAGGATAAGAAAGTCAAACAAGCTTTCAGTGAAAGTCAGAACCGGGTATTTTCAATGTCTCTGATCCACGAAGAACTCTACAAAGGAGGACAGGCAGAAAAACTGAACTTTTCAGCATATCTTGAAAAGTTAGCTGATAACCTGTTGATGACTTACAGACTTAGCCGCATAAATATTCGCTTGAATATGGATCTGGAAGAGAACGCATTTCTTGATATGGATACTGCTGTTCCTTTAGGCATAATTGTTAATGAACTAATTTCCAACTCTCTCAAACATGCATTTACTGAAAAGAAAGAAGGAGAAATTGGAATTCAACTTCGTAGGCATGAAGAGACGATAAATGGAATTCACAAGTCCGATTTCTGTCTGAAAGTTTCAGATAATGGAAAAGGAATCCCTGAAGATCTGAAGTTAGAAAGCGTCGAGTCACTTGGCATGCAGTTAATAAACACTCTAGTAAATCAGTTAGACGGGGAGCTTAAATTGAAAAGGAACAAAGGTACTGAGTTTACTGTAAGGTTCAAAGTAATAGAAAAAACACCTAAGTATCAGCGACAAACTTACAGTCCTTGA
- a CDS encoding GAF domain-containing protein: protein MDENKLLVDDNNALKEEIQSLKACLAQAEGFERTIGKVDLDSKQVEITCSEREKQLMFDLDAMTRLYNISILFIREGNLAPVLVEIVDAAIAISGADFGNIQLLDPESSELKIVASRGFPKWWLDFWNSVSVGKGTCGTALGRKERVIVEDVEQSPIFVGTPALEIQLKAGIRAVQSTPIVSRLGKPLGMFSTQYKTPHKPDKNTLQMLDLLALSAADIIERSHI from the coding sequence TTGGATGAAAATAAGTTACTGGTAGATGATAACAATGCATTAAAGGAAGAGATACAGAGTCTAAAAGCATGTCTGGCGCAGGCTGAAGGATTTGAACGGACTATAGGCAAAGTTGATCTGGATTCCAAACAGGTAGAGATAACCTGTAGTGAACGCGAGAAACAGTTAATGTTTGATCTCGATGCAATGACTAGACTGTATAATATCAGCATTTTGTTCATTCGCGAAGGCAATCTTGCACCAGTTCTTGTCGAAATAGTCGATGCAGCAATTGCAATTTCTGGCGCTGACTTTGGCAATATCCAATTACTGGATCCCGAATCATCTGAACTTAAGATTGTAGCTTCTCGTGGATTTCCCAAATGGTGGCTGGACTTCTGGAACAGTGTGTCTGTGGGAAAAGGAACTTGTGGTACGGCGCTTGGACGCAAAGAAAGGGTAATTGTCGAGGATGTTGAACAAAGCCCAATTTTCGTAGGTACACCTGCTCTGGAAATCCAACTTAAAGCTGGAATACGAGCGGTACAATCTACACCAATTGTGAGTCGGTTGGGAAAACCACTTGGTATGTTCTCAACACAATATAAAACACCACATAAGCCAGACAAAAACACACTTCAAATGTTGGATCTTCTAGCTCTCAGTGCAGCCGATATTATCGAAAGATCACATATCTAA
- a CDS encoding DUF2892 domain-containing protein: protein MNLQKLFLEENVGGFDLLLRTMCGVLSTLALSTGLVKKSPWKWIVAVMAFTGLFSSILRHCTPYSILGINTAKKKKASVQEAYFNKQYFRRS from the coding sequence ATGAATCTTCAAAAATTGTTTCTGGAAGAAAATGTAGGAGGCTTTGATCTCCTGTTACGAACTATGTGTGGAGTACTTTCAACTCTCGCACTGTCAACAGGCCTTGTAAAAAAATCTCCCTGGAAATGGATTGTTGCGGTGATGGCTTTCACTGGGCTTTTCAGCTCAATCCTTAGGCACTGCACTCCCTATTCTATTCTTGGGATCAATACCGCAAAGAAAAAGAAAGCTTCTGTGCAGGAAGCTTATTTCAATAAACAGTACTTCAGGAGATCCTAA